One window of the Bartonella bacilliformis KC583 genome contains the following:
- a CDS encoding NifU family protein, whose translation MFIQTETTPNPATLKFLPGRVILSEGVLEFRDSEAAALGSPLAAKLFQISNVSGVLLGYDFITVTKSDGEWQHLKPVILGTIMEHLLSNAPIVSTGAAAHAQSHTHNEEFYDEKDADIVSTIKELLETRVRPAVANDGGDITFRGFEHGIVYLNMRGACAGCPSSTATLKHGIENLLRHFIPEVVGVEAMPQ comes from the coding sequence ATGTTTATACAGACTGAAACCACACCTAACCCTGCAACACTCAAATTTTTGCCAGGCCGCGTAATCCTCTCTGAAGGTGTGTTAGAATTTCGTGATAGCGAAGCTGCTGCTTTAGGCTCCCCCTTAGCGGCTAAATTATTTCAAATTTCTAATGTTAGTGGCGTTTTATTAGGGTATGATTTTATCACGGTGACAAAGAGTGACGGTGAGTGGCAACACCTTAAACCGGTTATTCTGGGCACCATTATGGAACATCTTCTGTCCAATGCCCCGATTGTCAGTACAGGGGCTGCTGCACATGCACAAAGCCATACTCATAATGAAGAATTTTATGATGAAAAAGATGCTGATATTGTGAGCACGATAAAAGAATTGCTAGAAACACGTGTGCGTCCAGCTGTTGCGAATGATGGCGGAGATATCACCTTCCGCGGTTTTGAACATGGTATTGTTTACCTTAATATGCGCGGGGCTTGTGCTGGGTGCCCTTCTTCTACAGCAACATTAAAACATGGTATTGAAAATCTGCTACGACATTTTATTCCAGAAGTTGTAGGCGTTGAAGCCATGCCACAGTGA